One window of Colias croceus chromosome 6, ilColCroc2.1 genomic DNA carries:
- the LOC123692233 gene encoding proton-coupled folate transporter-like yields the protein MNGNCVNADKPAVEVEVKERKFNASSVKEKLLQIRSNITVEPIIACYIMSSVFSGLAVQNLNLEKACRVNLGYSDEVCSALNRRQTENYTTEESEVQKLTASVQAWKNIVQTAFPCILVLFVGSWSDKTGKRKACILLPIVGEVLCCTCFMLNTYFFYELPLEVTALSDLFPSLTGGWITVFVGVFSYIGDVTTKEMRTFRVGVANLCMSLGIPIGMSLSGILLQQIGYYGIFMISNLLYLISLIYGYIRLKDPEISAERQRHQPVGCKGWICSFFDTGHVRETLTVAFRSGPRRRRLRVSLLIVVVCVIFGPLHGEMNVLYLFMRYRFNWDEVQFSMFCTYSIITNLVGTLFSISIFSDFMKLDDSVVGIISCTSKILASFIFAFATTTTEIYLAPLVEIFNGTSFIAMRSIASKLVTSEELGKVNSLFGLAEAMMPLVYGPLYSRVYMATLNVLPGAVFLLGAAMTVPAVAIFGWMYFEQREDNKQAEEQESVNKEV from the exons ATGAATGGAAATTGTGTTAACGCTGATAAACCTGCAGTAGAAGTAGAAGTTAAGGAGAGAAAGTTTAATGCGTCGagtgtcaaagaaaaactcctGCAAATAAGATCAAATATAACAGTAGAACCGATCATTGCCTGTTATATTATGTCCAGTGTCTTTTCGGGGCTAGCtgttcaaaatttaaatttggaaaAGGCATGTAGAGTAAATTTAGGTTACAGTGATGAAGTGTGTTCAGCGTTGAACAGGCGGCAGACAGAAAACTATACCACAGAAGAGTCAGAGGTGCAGAAGTTGACAGCATCAGTACAAGCTTGGAAAAACATAGTTCAGACGGCATTTCCTTGTATCTTAGTGTTGTTTGTGGGATCATGGAGCGACAAAACTGGCAAACGCAAAGCTTGCATACTTCTCCCGATAGTTGGAGAGGTTTTATGTTGTACATGTTTCATGTTAAACACCTATTTCTTCTACGAACTGCCTCTGGAAGTCACAGCTCTATCTGATTTATTTCCGTCACTAACCGGAGGTTGGATAACAGTTTTCGTCGGAGTGTTCAGTTATATTGGCGATGTGACGACTAAAGAAATGAGAACATTTAGAGTAGGAGTAGCTAATTTATGCATGTCGCTTGGAATTCCTATTGGAATGTCACTCAGTGGTATATTGTTACAGCAAATAGGATACTATGGCATCTTCATGATATCTAATCTTTTGTATCTAATAAGTCTCATATATGGATACATTCGACTGAAAGATCCGGAAATATCTGCAGAGCGACAACGT CATCAACCCGTAGGCTGCAAGGGATGGATCTGCTCGTTCTTCGATACGGGTCACGTGCGAGAGACCCTCACGGTGGCCTTCAGAAGCGGGCCGCGGCGGCGGAGGCTGCGGGTGTCCTTGcttattgttgttgtttgcGTTATATTCGGACCCTTGCATG GTGAGATGAATGTACTGTATCTGTTTATGAGGTACAGATTCAACTGGGATGAAGTACAATTTAGTATGTTTTGCACCTACAGCATTATCACTAATTTAGTCG GTACCCTCTTCTCTATAAGCATCTTCAGCGACTTCATGAAATTGGATGATTCAGTTGTTGGCATCATTTCCTGCACCAGCAAGATACTTGCCTCGTTTATCTTTGCCTTCGCTACAACTACCACAGAAATTTACCTGg CTCCTTTAGTGGAAATATTCAACGGGACCTCCTTCATAGCAATGCGGTCGATTGCTTCGAAACTTGTGACTAGTGAGGAATTGG GTAAAGTGAACTCTCTCTTCGGGCTGGCTGAAGCCATGATGCCGCTGGTGTACGGTCCCCTGTACTCCAGGGTGTACATGGCGACTCTGAACGTGCTGCCTGGCGCTGTGTTCCTACTGGGAGCTGCTATGACTGTGCCTGCTGTCGCTATATTTGG GTGGATGTATTTCGAGCAACGCGAAGACAATAAACAAGCCGAAGAACAAGAAAGTGTAAATAAAGAAGTTTAG
- the LOC123692697 gene encoding LOW QUALITY PROTEIN: leucine-rich repeat-containing protein 74A-like (The sequence of the model RefSeq protein was modified relative to this genomic sequence to represent the inferred CDS: substituted 1 base at 1 genomic stop codon): MLVQPVFSSSSEEPPREEWSSLIAISIEDPPKMVLYKDGLYNPGSGEICTKYIPMSASSILIHPYYNYPGIKDPGVLQALFDQEEQKYYPTDGQELYLDECEKMNVIPVRPFWRGLLERSIDLKYYGVNPIGMRAMCKALYYNNNVVRLDLSSNFLDNDACYHLGQLLTENTVLQELVLCGCRIQCSGVRRIVAKLYGRSLDLLDLSRNQLGDKGFEYVAEQLFKGAVIKRLNLSFNELGMESALSFARAIEGNNTISHLDLSWNQLSTLKGPTELMEKLAENKFLVELNVSWNALKIAKPLRKLLSAPSLRILDLSNNKLPRTAPKLLAVSLVKARRLDTLDVSNNPFTPDDALTLLRALEKKKVRLNNLIMDNIAVTKEFVEECKRILKHIYRKNTNVTYGNILYNYALSTADMRLIIMKRLDFLTKRPGKKAKLDIALVLLKFLTLYFLEKRKTLETMQPREILRDFKAAGANVDEDLINHLAESFPGPMTDKGANTVKLDRVVDMIQRLWPDRKLPPTPPPEPEQPEVLKKKGNKGKKKKXYEITSIICSA; encoded by the exons ATGCTGGTACAGCCGGTATTTTCATCGTCTTCAGAGGAACCACCGAGAGAGGAATGGTCGTCCCTTATAGCCATTTCTATTGAAGATCCTCCAAAAATGGTGCTATACAAAGATGGTCTTTATAACCCTGGTAGTGGAGAAATCTGCACCAAATACATACCAATGTCTGCGAGTTCAATTTTGATTCATCCTTATTATAATTACCCGGGAATTAAGGATCCTGGAGTTCTGCAGGCTTTATTCGATCAAG AAGAACAAAAGTATTATCCAACCGATGGTCAAGAATTATATTTAGACGAGTGTGAGAAAATGAATGTTATCCCCGTGAGACCATTTTGGCGTGGATTGCTGGAACGTTCTATTGATTTAAAA TATTATGGAGTGAATCCAATCGGTATGCGGGCGATGTGCAAGGCGCTTTACTACAATAACAACGTGGTACGTCTGGATCTGAGCTCCAATTTTCTGGATAATGATGCCTGCTACCACCTGGGTCAATTACTAACTGAGAATACGGTTCTCCAGGAACTTGTGTTGTGTGGATGCAG AATACAATGTAGCGGAGTAAGAAGAATTGTTGCCAAGCTTTACGGTCGCAGTTTAGATTTGCTGGATTTATCTCGAAATCAACTCGGGGACAAAGGATTTGAATACGTTGCTGAGCAATTGTTTAAAGGAGCTGTGATTAAAAG ATTAAATTTGAGCTTTAATGAATTAGGAATGGAATCCGCTTTGTCATTCGCAAGAGCTATTGAAGGAAACAATACAATTAGCCATCTCGATTTATCCTGGAATCAATTATCCACTTTGAAAG GTCCCACTGAGCTTATGGAAAAACTGGcggaaaataaatttctcgTTGAACTAAATGTCTCATGGAATGCTCTCAAAATCGCTAAACCCTTAAGGAAACTCCTTTCCGCACCTTCTCTTAGGATACTTGATTTAAGTAATAACAA acTACCGCGAACTGCTCCCAAGCTATTAGCAGTATCTCTTGTTAAAGCAAGAAGACTTGATACGCTAGATGTATCCAACAATCCCTTTACACCAGACGATGCGTTGACTCTTTTGAGAGCTTTGGAGAAGAAAAAAGTTCGACTAAACAATCTGATTATGGATAATATTGCTGTGACCAAAGAGTTTGTAGAG gaaTGTAAgagaattttaaaacatatttaccgGAAGAATACCAACGTTACATATGGGAATATTTTGTACAACTATGCCTTATCAACTGCAGATATGAGACTTATCATTATGAAAAGACTGGACTTTCTCACGAAAAGACCGGGAAAGAAAGCAAAATTGGATATTGCGTTAGTTTTGTTAAAGTTTTTAAC ATTGTACTTTCTCGAAAAGCGAAAAACATTAGAAACAATGCAACCACGTGAAATACTTCGTGATTTTAAAGCAGCTGGAGCTAATGTTGATGAAGACCTGATTAATCATTTGGCGGAGAGCTTTCCCGGGCCCATGACTGATAAAGGAGCAAATACTGTTAAACTAGATC GTGTAGTTGACATGATTCAAAGACTTTGGCCAGATAGAAAATTACCCCCCACTCCACCCCCTGAACCAGAGCAGCCTGAGGTACTTAAGAAAAAGGGGAATAAAGggaaaaagaagaaataatatgaGATTACTTCTATAATATGTTCCGCCTAG